The DNA region aaagattcttgAATTTGGGAGGTATAGGGCTTCTGATCAGCGTGGATGGAGATTTCTGGTCTCCCtgatgatttaattttaaaaatatgcccttagaagtgggattactaTAGCCCTGgaatatgataaatattttaaacccacCTACAAAAACTTCAGAAAGTCTCAAAAATATCAAATAGATACACAAATAAATTACCTAGCAACCTCAAAAGAAAACTATCTTTAAAGAAATTACACATCCACTATTTTCAGCATATCATCAAAAATGACTTGATATGCGAGGAAGCAAGATAACATGAAATTTAGCCAGCAGAAAACAGTCAAGAGGAAATAATTATGATGTGGCACAGATTTGGAATCAATAGAATGGGGCACTAAATCATtgctacatatatatttaaaaaaatagattataacatttgccgcggtccagccgcagcagagggaacgggcttgaaggtgtggagggtcgtcggcgcgagaagaacaccaagagacagcttagagaacccttttctgagaagagttgcttagatttatttttgcttaactgattttatacccttattcttggcaaggaaacaggtatcacagaatcatggttgtgtcatggcttacgttttaggtaaagttacaggttcagggaagcaaagcgaaagtacacgttttgattttcttaggaacacttacacaagattttaatagcagcaagatattggcttaaactacagacattgtgtttgcagttttctgagtttagactttcttttcctattattctacaggtgaggcaatatgtcaagacctattttagtcTGGTTAAAgcttagcttgttttgattaaaaggttacattgtttacttagattttttattgttttatagcaatggaccagtgccgtggtgggggagtaaatttccaggatggctcaatgcagggttttttaattgtaagtgtttactttctatggggtacttttctgtgacttgttctaaaagcacttctgcctgctgtatctgcagcatgacttgtttaatgggggcgtcccaaactaattttttccaaacagccattaacaaggttttgcaatttgtacaatttgtatcatttttttccaattcttttgctttctgattcgttttgatataatgcttggagcacaaccagcaacaagaaacacacaattagtgtcgttaatcccagtatttttctattacaccattttatgcctcgtcctcttctggggcgttgaaggccttgccaccgcccttccttccagggaaccgtatcaaaccggggaggaaaaagaggacgcggcaaaCATTGTCATAATATGTGAACATTCAGAAAATAACAGCAAAGAAGTGGAAACCAttcattaaaaaatggaatttctaattccaaatatgtaatatgtaaagtaaacaattcaaaaaaaattaaagatagcaGAAGAGTCAGTGTACTTCAAAAAGAGATCAATAGAAacttctccttgtcctttgcattcaacagGAGAAAAGCATGGGTTGGATTAATACTCTGACATGCCAAGAGGAACCAACTCGGCTGAcaacttgatttcagatttctgagcTGTAAAACTGTAggggaataaatttccattgttttatacAGTCagatttgtagtaatttgttatgaGCTTTGGAAAACTAATGCATCATCCATGGATAATTTCCACATATAAATTTCAGTTTATTGTGACTGGTTGGAATTGAGAAGGTAAAGGAACAATGCCATTTCATCTGCATGGAAGTTAGAGAAAACTAATGCCTGTGAATGCTTCACAATGATATGAGGAATATGGTTATGTCCACAAATCAGAGAGAATTGAAAATTACTGAACAGTACTGTCTAGCCATGATCCCAGTCACTGACTTTTAGTGGTATGTAAGAAAATTAGTGAATGGAGAATAATAGTGTTATTTAACTGATATCTGGTGTGGTGCACCTCCATAGTTATGTGTTACAACAAACGTATTTGTAAATTTATTGGTAGAATTAAAGGAAAGTCATTTTTTCAGACAGCAAAGTCCAAGACCAGAAAATATTTTGTGAGTTCAATGTGAATCCCCTAATTGATACATTAATTATTTAAGCtgattttctagaaaaaaataaattatacttaGACAAAGAAGAGACGCACATAAATGCCCACTAAGAAGGTTGAAGGAAGGACAGAAATTGAGATGGTAATGGAATATCACGTGTAGTGCAAAGGAAAATGGTCATGATAAGTAGCACTTTTACAGATAATTCCCTTTCCTGTGTGGATAACTCAATCCTATTGATGTTGGAATGCTACtatccttttcatttttgtatagatTAGCATAAGGTGGTAACATCATCAACGTCAATGTAAGACAGTTACTGAAAACCTTCCCAAGAGATTCaatgaaaaaagacaaatcacacttgttcagaactctggagaaagGTTAAGAGCGGAGAGTGATCCTACAAATGCTGaactgaggaaagagaaaaatatcaggtaggaaacttctatCTCAGGCAGGCTGGTCCTCTCTCCTCCACCTCACATGGTCCCAGCAGTTTTGAAAGTGCACAGAGGCAGGAGACAGGattcctcccacctcccaccaggaTGAGATAATAAAATCTCACAGCAGTGGAACAGGCCTTCTCTTATATCCAGACTCTGAGTCCCCAAGCCACAGGGATCCATGGCAGGACACAAGCTATTGAGGAGGGTAGAATACAAAAGGGCATTAAGGAGGTGTTTCCCAAATGGAAGATTAGGGAGGgaaaagcaaaatttattttttctcaaaagcAGCAAGAAACCAGGCAGAAAAACTATGCAAATTAACTTTTGGGGCCTGGGAGACAGAGGAGGATATTTCAAGGTCACTGAGGGATGAAGggtctgagaaaacatggacaaaaactGTATTTCCAACTGTGGATTGTGGTGCTCACCTATCCTTGAGGGAAAGAGCAGCAGGCAGCCCAAGCTTTACCTGGAAGACAGCTGCAGACTAGGGTGGCTGTGGGTTGGGGGGGGACATCCCCTGCCCCAAGTAGAGGGGGCCACAGCCCCACAATGAGACATATTTTGTCCAGTaaagtgagggcacaggaacccCAGTTTCAGCTCTGCCAGGATAGATGTCCCTGGGATCCAGGAGTTGAACAGTTTCGGAGGATGAATAAGTAACCAAAGAGCATCATCTGCTGGGGCAGGTGGCAAAGTGCAGGAGAGAAATAGGGCTTTGCAGAGACTCTCTCCAGACACTATCTCAGGCACATCAGAGCTGGTCTGCATCCCATGCAGTGGTACCTGGTCCTATAttggctgagaaatacagacCATCCAAttgtcaaagcagtgccctaatacaAATTCAGACAACTAAATCCAGACAAGTGAGTGATAACAACCTTCACAatagacccatcaagataatGAGATGAACACATACCAGCAAAAAATCAGAAGGCAAACTAAAACTCAGGAAGAAATgcccagtcaaagtaacaaatcaaaacatcagAGGAGTCACAGAATCTGGAAtaactagtcaaagatgttcaaacaattCTCTTGaatcaataaaagaaatgaaggaaaatgtgtataaagagataaagaatactAAGAAGACAccaaaaagcataaaaaagaatttgaaagaatagatagaaaaacaatagatactattgaaatgaatgaaactgtacatgaaatttaaaatatactggaaCCATACAACAGCAAACTGGAAGAGGcataagaaagaatctgtgaGCTATAACAGATCAACCAAATTCAAAGAGACTAAAgaacaaacagagaaaaatgggaaaatttggcagggactcagggaaacTTCTCAAACTTGAGAGAAGACATAAACGTACATATCCAAAATGCTCAATGAACCCCAAGTAGGATAAACACAGAGACTACACATATGAATACCTTAGAGTCAAATGCCAAAAGCTAATGAAATAGccttgaaagtagcaagaaaagAACAACTCATCTCACATAAAGGACTATCACTCAATGAGATTAACTATTTATTATCAGAAACCATTGTTACAGATAGTGAAATGGCATGTTTAATGTGCTAAAACCTCTGTCCAGCAAGAAAGTCGTAAttggcaaaactatccttcaaaaaagCAGAGTATGAGACTTGCATACTGATTACTGTGCTAATTTCAAAAAcgaaattacaacagaaatcaataaataccttgagcaaataaaaataagaacacaacatatcaaaacttatggacttcagcaaggcagtgctcagagggaaacgTATTTCCATAATGCCTAcgtgagaaaaggaaaaagagctaaaattgaAGACATCACTGCAAACTTgaggaaacaagaaaaagaacagcagactaaccccaaagtgaagagaaggaaagaaataacaaatattagagatGAAATTAGATAAAACaacatagtaaaaaaaagaaacagttagtactttaagaaaatcagtaaaattgacagaCCATTAGCtgaactaaaaagtaaaaaagagagaggacgcaaataaattaaatcagaaatgggggcGGGGATTACTACTGGCActgcagaaatgaaagagataagatgatactatgagcaactgtataccaacaactaagacaacttagatgaaatagacagcATTCTACAAGATACATGACTTAAGTACTctacagaccaattacaagtaaagagattctacaaaatACATTACTTAAGAACTCTacaaaccaattacaagcaaagagattgaatcagccatcaaaaatctctcaacaacaacaacaaaaaacagtaaagaccagatggcttcacatgcaaTTCTGCCAAGGATTCCAGGAAAAATatgtaccaatcctactcaaacttttccagaaaattgaagagggagagaaggtacctaactcattctaggaagccaacatcaccttaatactaaagccaaagatactataagaaatgaaaattgcaTGTCAattcctaatgaatatagaggcaaaaatcctcaagaaacaaTTGCAATTGAACcctgcagcacattaaaaaattatacaccaagaccaagtggGTCTTATTCCACATGTGCATTGATGGGTCAACACAAGgtagtcaattaatgtaataaccacatcaacaaatcaaaagggaaaaaccacatgatcatctcaattgatgatttcaggctttccccattgagtatgatgttagctatgggtttttatATATGCCATTTATTATGTTGAGAGAACATCCATCTATATCTAactttctaagtgttttcatcaagaaaggatgctgaattttgtcaaataccttttctgcatcaattcaaATTACTAGTATAACTCGTCCATGTATAACATTTCTCTCCCTGATAGctagataaattaaaaaatactcaatataatccATTAGttggaaaatgcttagtatagtctTCAGTAGCTAAAAAGCTATTTGATATAATCACTTCACTCAAGCAGCCTGGAATTACTTTAAGACTTTGCTGAAATAGTTTGTCATTGGTCTCATCTCAAAGAACTTGCTCTCTGTTCCCAGAAAACCTCCCTTGCTTTGCTTGCAGGAATGAAACATCAAATGAACTAATATCAGCACCTTCCTTCTGTTGAAGGACAAGATCAAAGGCCTGAAGGgtcaacaaagaaagaaggataCCAGAAAACAGGACATGCTGGCCAAGCAAAATGAAGCAAGAGACTGTTAATCAATTTTAATGAATCTGATGAGTTttacttagtttttaaaatttatttctgatttcttctggacttttgccatttctttgtctgtctcACTCCAAACTGGTCTTGGCAAGCTTTTACTCCTTGATGatgcatcttcaataaactcaccttctcaccaaaataaaaagagacttgtttctctgtttgctGCAGAATCAAGCAGGCCTGATGTTTGAGAACCATGTTTTCTGATGGTAACAACATGTGATTATAAATTTGATGTTTTTTCTTATTCCAAACATTAACAGAATAACAAGGAAACATTATTTGACAGTattaataaatgcagaaaataccTCTTACCAATCAATATGTTTTAATGGTAAACTCTTTTAGCAAACAAATAGTAGTGAACTTTCTTGATCTAAAAGGGATATCTGCAAACCTGTGCAGCTAACACCATGCTtaatgatggaatattgtacacTTCACAATGAGTTCAAGTATAACAAAGATGTTTATTACCACTACTTGTTATCAAGGTTAAATATAGGGTCCAGACAATTCAAAAAGAttgatacaaaaggaaaaaagaaataaaacatgtaaatattaggaagaattaaaataattatttttcactgataacaaatatgtagaaaaaatcctatttaaattaatgaaagaagTATTTAATATTGCTTGATACAAAATTAATTATAACCCTAGCACCAACACAAAGTATAAAGTAACTTTATAAATtgatatcataaaatattattacGTAAAAACAATTCAAAGCAAAAGATGTATGACCTGAAAACTATAAACCACTGCTGAGAGAAACAAGAAAGCACTAAAAAGTAGATATATCATGTGTATAGATTTGAAAATTTGATGTTCTTAAGATTTCAATCCTCCCAAATTAAACTACTgatgaataaaatccaaattttaaGCCTAGGATGTACTTTTTTGCAATAAAACAATCTCAtcctaaaattatatatttaaaattcaaagaaactAGAATCACCAAGAAAATcttaagataaagaaaataaaatgacttatACTTTTAGATTtcaataattaatataatactccagcaaaataaaataactgatatTGGTATAGAGAAAGACAAATaggtcaatggaatagaatagaattcAGCAACAGATTGATGCATACATCAGCACCCCATTTACAACAGTGGGACTGTATTCTGATGCTAGAACATCTAGATATTTTTGTGGGGGAAAAAATTAGCTCTGAGCCTTACTTCATACAATACACAATAATCTGAAAAGAATCACAAACCTAActttaaatactaaataaaagttctagaagaaaacaaaaactcaaaaatgtacagcacaataatacctaattgtaaagtaatcatgttaaaacactgaatgaagctgcatctgagctataagtttcttttttgtctgtctgtttgtttgtctttttttctttttctttttctttttctttttttctttactattattattatctttatttttttctctatattaacattctatatctttttctgttgtcttgctagttcttttcctaaatcgatacaaatgtactaagaaatgacgatcatgcatctatgtgatgatgttaagaattactgattgcatatgtagaatggaatgatttctaaatgttgtgttaatttccttttattctttaattaataacaaaagttctagaagaaaacataaggaatgCACTTGTGGTaaaaaaagatttcttagatattaaccataaaagaaaattatgtcACATTTTACTTCAGTAAAactaaaaaattactttttaaatattattaagaaaaagaataattcaaCCACCACAATATAGACATAGTCAATTTcctacaaagaagatataaagatcTTTGGCAAttctataaaaatttaataaggaaaagaaatgaagttcaattcaaaagaacaaaacacCTGAACGGGCATTTCACTAAAGGTTCACAACATCATTACTCATCAAGGAATATAAATGAAAGCTATGATGATAAACAACTACACACCCAAAAAtggcaatattttttaaaagcaatcccAGGCTTAGTGAGATGAAGGAACTGCATTTCTGATAAGCTGCTGTTAGAAGTGTAAATGTATTCAACATCATTATTAGCAGAGGGTAGCACTGTATTTAAGACAATTAAATGTAGGCCTGCCACATAGTCCTTTCCCAGGTTAATTCCAAAACAAGAatttttgaaatgataaaaaggTTTTATATCTTGATTTGGGTTGTTGGCATTATACCACTGTATACTCACGTAAAATTCATTGAGATTTAtacttgtgatttttaaatttagtgcaactgttaatataaaaaaacactaaaattgCATTTTTGATAGCATAGTAATTAGGGAtccttcaattaaaaatattcaaaatttttataGATAAACTTACATAACTGTATTATGTACTcatcaaaaataatatataacatatcaTTTTGAGCCACAAAATGCATTCTGACAATTATACTAACAATTATGTATCAAAATCCCTTTATCAGAATATATCCTTGATTGTGAAAAATACAGATAGAGTCTAAATGTGCTTTAGGTGTCAGTTAAACAGTGATAAATCAAACAGCAATTTTTAATACTAGTGGAAAAGTAAAGCAAGAGTTTATACCTATAATAGCAAATTAATTAAAATCCTGTAGAacattaataatgaaaaaaaattaattccaataAATGATAATATATAACTACATGTAAATTAATTTACAATAGGTTTAGTGGTTAAAGAACATTTGACAATTTATATATCCAATTATACAAATCATGTTGCCAATGTTCAACCTTCTGTCTCCAAGGACACTGTCTCCAAGGATTCTTTATTCACACAGTTGCATTTTTATCATATAAAGCAGATGTCAAGCTAAATTTTGTCTATTCACTTACTTCCCTGACAGGTCAGAAGAACAGTGAAGAGTAAAAGAGGAGAGGAATCCTGAAATTCCATCACActcatatatagagagagaatttCTTGCTCATTTTCAACAGGATTATACTAGCACAAGTAAGTCTGCATAATTGGTTGAAGATGGATTTTCCTGAGAGCTCTATGCATTCTAGAGTTGTCGTAATTGCAATGTTGGATTTACAAGCAAAAGTGACCAGGTATTCATATGGAAATCTTCATCTCAACTATAATTGTCGATTTAGAAGTAATTAAGAGTTGATGTATTCAACAGAAAATATGATTGACAGTCATAATAGAAAGTAATATGTttgtcattttaattatattaactTGCCTGAGAATTTAGGCATAAACCCTGGAAATcctgaaaacaaaacagattttaaatatttctaataaaatttaaaatatgagtgataatttctatatttgataaatatccatatttttattttatagaatataGTTTCTTTGGATATATAAATGTCATTCTCTGGGAAATGTTTATGCACAAATATAGATTGGCACTTAAGTGagtgaaaattttatatatatatatacaattccaTATATATACGGAATTTTATTATCTACATTATAATATATTATCATATATATGGAATTATATTATCTATATTGTCAACCTCACATTAAAAAGTATCTCTATATGCATATAATTATATGAGCATACCTCTACCTCTCTTAAAACAATGACACATTGGCTGAAGACTCCTCACTTCGTTAAAGACCCATGTCCTCATTGCAAACATGAATTTTGAAAGTATAATAAACAAAAGCCAACTAGTCACATTTCCCTGtcagtcatatatatatacatatttgtgttttttttgtgtgtaggcaggcacctggaaatgaatctgggtctccagcatggcaggcgagaactctgccactgagtcaccatcgcaccgccctgaGAGTCATCTATTAAATCTCGTTTTTTTATACCTTGTGATATCTTGGAATGAAATGTTTTTAGAGCATTGAACAATGCCCACAGTTGGTAGGGCTGAGAAAATTTACTCAGTGATGCTCATGTTGCCTGAGAGACTAGAAAGAGGGTTGGAAGAAGGTAGGTAAGCAGCTGAAATATTTCTTCCTCATCTCAATTTGATTTAATATAATTACTGAATTCATCCCTAAATTCCTTGAGAGTATTACTTCTGTCAGGCAAACCACAAGTGTAAGTCAGTTCTTCTGAGGTTGTAAACTATAACCCTGGGGAGGCCTTAAGTGTAGTCAAACTTAGACCATAGAACTGAGTCTGCCCCCACTCAGTAAAAGAACACATTTCTTTTACACATTTCCACAGTAAAATGAGTCTACGTACAAATAAACTGGAGTCTTCACAGAATACTTTACATAATTTCACTGATGTGGGAAAATTTCAAGCCCAGAAACATTAATAttctaatgaaaatatttgagtcCATGGTAGTGTAACTAATTGCCAATGCCTGATAAGAATCCCTTGAAGGGCTATTAAACACAAACACAGAATCACAGAGCCCACGCCCTCGGGGTTCAACATCTCATAGACAGATGCTCTGTGAGGCAAAATACCATCCACAAAACTAAAAAGCTGTATTTTTACTGGGAGATATGGCAAAGAGAAGGCAGTTTATCTTTCATTAGCTGTGAAGCAGCTTATAaaaccaaaaaaagtaaaaaaattgatcctctttataaagaaatatcgaaagaaaattcaacaatagATTCAAAGATGTAAAAAATTGTAAGTGAATAAAGTAGAGAGCAATGTAATACTAATTTGTCAAAGGCAAATATCTTTGTAGTTGTATATGAGATGCCTGTATTCATTTAGAAACATTTCCTGGACACTGACTGCATGTCTGAGATATGTAGTCCTTCCAGGGCGCTTGAAggagaaagtgaaaaagcaataGATTAACAGAGGTTAGCCTGGTGAATTAGACAGGGAAGAGAGATTTTGTGGGGAGTGTTCACTAAAATAACCAGCACATggaaagtgttcaataaatgtggcCTATTAGCTTTGtttaaaaggaagaggaagaggataaGAGATGGACAAGACCATGAGTTTTAGTAGGGACATGGTGAATTAAAAGCCCATGTGATATATTCAGTAGATATATCAAGTTGAATATATGTATCTGATAATCAAGTAAGACTATTATAAAACAAAGATCCACATTAATAATCATCAACTTAAAGATGATTTTTCAAACCATTGGTGAAAATACATAGCTAAGATCAGTATGGTGAGAAGTGAAGAGGGATGAAGAAAATGCTAACAAACAAGAGGAAAAAAGGTCAGAGAAACAATATCATCTGTTTTATCTTTGAAGCTCATTTATCAGAGGACTTCATGAAAGGATAACTATAagtatattataatttaaaacattttgtgttGTGTACCACTGTGAATACAAGTATGATTTAGGGACAGTGAAATCGAAGGAGTCAGTGTTAGCAGGAGCCAGgcaggttttgtgtgtgtgtgtgtgtgtgtgtgtgtgtgtgcaagcacGTGTAGACTTTAAAGCTGTTCTTGGGAAAAAACACGCATGTTAtaatcaaaaacagaaaaaaaaatttttttattcatacagCTAGAATAGAAGTACAGAAGTAaagagtaatttttttaattataggattttttaataaaaatcctgAACATTTAAATTAAGTACTGGTAATATACACAATAATAAAATGTCTCTAAATTTTACATGCAGATTGGACAGAAGTTAGGAGTCAACAATGAGAAATGGTACGGTAACAACATTCATTCTGCTGGGACTGACAAACGATCCAAAACTGCTGGTTCTGAtatttacctttctttttctcacttaTATGTTGAGCATAACTGGAAACCTTACAATCATCTCCCTTATCATATTGGATTATCACCTTAAAACAGCCATGTACTTTTTCTTACAAAACTTCTCCTTTTTAGAGATCTCATTCACATCTGCATGCATTCCCAGATATTTGTATAACATAGCAACAGGTGACAAGTTCATTACCTATAATGCTTGTGCTAGCCAAGTATTTTTCACTGACCTCTTTGCAATAACAGAATTTTTTCTCCTGGCAGCCatgtcctatgaccgctatgtggccatctgcaaacCTCTGCATTATGCGACTATCATGAGCAGTGCAGTCTGCAGAAGAACTGTCCTTTGCTGTTGGATAGCTGGCCTGTTGATTGTAATCCCCCCACTTAGCTTGGGCCTAAATCTGGAATTCTGTGATTCTAATATCATTGATCATTTTATCTGTGATGCATATCCCCTCCTGAAGATCGCTTGTTCAAACACTTGGTTCATGGAGCAGACGATCATAATCTGTGCTGTGTTGACTCTCATTATAACACTTATGTGTGTTGTTTTGTCCTACATTTATATAATCAAGACAATATTAAGATTTCCCTctgtccagcaaaagaaaaaagccttTTCCACCTGTTCTTCCCACATGATTGTTGTTTCTATCACCTATGGCAGCTGCATCTTTGTCTATATCAAACCTTCAGCTAAAGAGTCAGTGGCAATTAACAAGGGTGTAACAGTGCTCACAACTTCCATCGCCCCTTTGCTGAACCCCTTCATTTACACCCTCAGGAACAAGCAGGTAAAACAAGCCTTCAGGGACTCAGTCAATAGAATTGTAATGTTTTCTGAGAAATAAGGGATTGTGAAGTCCAATACAATATATGGTAAACTTTCCAAATTCTCTGGTTAGGTTACCTTCTTAAAAACACTCCAGTTCGTTCTGGTCTAGCCACTCTTTTTCTCACAAAACACTTTTTAAGGCCACATCCAACCAGAAACGGCAGGTTACATATTCTGCCTTTACCTCCAaattaggaagaagaaaaactaaaataaaaattatttctccaaattatgaatgaaaaatcatatattacatattttccaGCTAAAGAATAAGTAATAGTTGTCATTGTTATTTCCAGTCCAAGCCTCTGAAAAGATGTATTAATTGATCACTCAAATATGTATTGGTACTTTCTTTAAGGCAAGTACTGCTTCAGGCACAAGAAATACTACAGAGAATGAAATcagccctccccccccaaaaaagctccATTGACtttgagagggaaaagaa from Tamandua tetradactyla isolate mTamTet1 chromosome 7, mTamTet1.pri, whole genome shotgun sequence includes:
- the LOC143690067 gene encoding olfactory receptor 6C2-like, which translates into the protein MRNGTVTTFILLGLTNDPKLLVLIFTFLFLTYMLSITGNLTIISLIILDYHLKTAMYFFLQNFSFLEISFTSACIPRYLYNIATGDKFITYNACASQVFFTDLFAITEFFLLAAMSYDRYVAICKPLHYATIMSSAVCRRTVLCCWIAGLLIVIPPLSLGLNLEFCDSNIIDHFICDAYPLLKIACSNTWFMEQTIIICAVLTLIITLMCVVLSYIYIIKTILRFPSVQQKKKAFSTCSSHMIVVSITYGSCIFVYIKPSAKESVAINKGVTVLTTSIAPLLNPFIYTLRNKQVKQAFRDSVNRIVMFSEK